The window TGAACACCATCAGCATGTTTATCCGCACCAACCCGGAGACGGCCCGGCGTTTGCTGATCCGTTTGGCTGCTTTTTTCCGGCATTCCTTAAAAAGATACGGCCGCTTTATCACCCTGGAAGAAGAAATGGAATACATTCATACCTACCTGGTGTTGGAAAAGGCGCGTTTCCGGGAGAAGCTTCGCATTTTAAGAAATATTGATAAATCCCTCCTGCAATACCGTATTCCCGTGTTAACGGTACAGCCTCTGGTGGAAAACGCCATTCGTCACGGCATTACCCCCAAAGAAGGGCAGGGCACGGTACAAATATCCGCCCAGCTTCGGGGGGATGAAATTGAAATTGCCATTACCGACGATGGGGTGGGCATTCCCCCGGAGATCATGCCCAAAATATTTACTCCTGGTTTTGGTTCGGGCAGTGGAGTAGGGTTGTCCAATGTTCATGAAAGATTAAAAATCCTGTTTGGCGAGGAGCATGGTTTAAACATTGAAAGTGAACCGGGCAACGGTACCGCTGTCTGGCTTCGGGTGCCCCTTGTACTGGAAGACTTTGAGTAGGGAGGGTTTGTCGTGTTATTAAAAGCCCTGATTGTGGATGACGAATACCCTGCCCGGCAGGAGCTGCGCTTTATGCTGGGGCGGTTTGACAATATTGAAATTGTTGGGGAAGCCACCAGTGCCAATGAGGCGCTGGCTCTCATCAGGGCGCTTGACTATCAGGTATTGTTTTTAGATATTAATCTGCCCGGAATGAATGGCCTGGAGTTAGGGGCGGTGATCCAGGAATTGCCCAAGCCTCCCTTTGTCATCTTTGTTTCGGCTTATGACGAACATGCCCTAAAAGCCTTTGATGTGAATGCAGTGGATTACATCTTAAAACCCATTGATGAGAAAAGATTGAAAAGGGCCATCGACCGGGTTATCAAGGCCCATCAGGAACGGGACGCCTCGGTAGCTTCGGGCGGCAGTGCAGTGCCCGGAACTTCCAAAGGTTTGCCGGGAACTACGGATGAAATTAAGATCAACCGGATTCCCGCAGAAAAACTGGGCAAAACCATTTTAGTGGATATTGAGGAAATCTTTTATGCTTTTACCGAACAGGATTACGTTTATATTAAAACCTTTGCCGATAAACTGTTTACCCGCTTTACCCTGAAAGAGCTGGATGTCCGGCTGGGGGGAGGCATGTTTTTCCGAACCCATCGCTGTTACATTGTCAACCTGCAAAAGGTAAAAGAAATAGTCCCCTTCTTTAACGGTACTTATAATCTTGTTTTGGAAGATAAAGAACGCAGCGAAGTCCCAGTGAGCCGGGCCCAGGCAAAAAAACTGAGAAAGATTTTAGGCTTTTAGCACAAAGTCTGCCCAGCCGATGGGTGGACTTTTTGATGTAAAAATCCAAGTCAGCTTAATTTCCGGGGGTGTATGCGATGAAAGGGATTGGTACGGACATTATCGAAATAGAGAGAATCGAGCTGGCTATCAGCCGCTCAGGACAACAATTTTTAGACCGGGTTTTTACCCCTGCGGAACAAGAATACTGCGGGGGCAAGATTTACTGCCTGGCCGGTCGATTTGCTGCCAAAGAGGCCATATTAAAGGCCCTGGGTACCGGTCTGAGGGGTCTGCGCTGGACCAACATCGAAGTTTTGCCCAATTACCAGGGTAAACCCGAGGTTCGGCTTTCCGGAGGAGCCCTGGAAATGGCCGAGGCCATGGAAATTAGCAAAATCCTGGTTAGCATATCCCACGACCGGGGACGGGCAGTGGCCTTTGCGGTGGCCGTGGGGGAGGAGGGGTAATGGAGTGCGAGTAGTGACTGCTGCGGAGATGAAAAAAATAGATCAACTGGCTGTGGAACAATATGGCATTCCCGGGATTATTTTAATGGAGAATGCAGGTCTTCGGGCGGTGGAAGTCATTGAAAGCCTGGCAGGACCGATCCAGGGCAAAACCTTTACCATTTTGGTGGGCAAAGGGAATAACGGCGGCGACGGGTTGGTGGTAGCCAGACATCTCCATAATAAAGGGGCCCGAGTTAAGCTATTGCTGGCCGTGAAGCCCGATGACCTGCAGGGGGATGCCCGGATCAATTTAAACATCTGGCAGAAAATGTCCCAGCCGGTGTTCCAGATAAACCAAACCAACGGCATTAATGTATTGAAGATGGCCCTGCTGAATACCCACATGGTTGTGGACGCTCTCTTTGGCACCGGTTTCCGCGGCCGGGTTAATGACAAATTGGGCCAGGTGATGAATATGGTCAATGCCAGCCCGGCCCCGGTTATCTCTATTGATATTCCTTCGGGCCTGGAAGCGGACACCGGACGCAGTCACGGTCCCTGTATCCGGGCGGCACACACGGTGACCTTTGGTCTGCCCAAGGTAGGGCTGGTGCTGGAGCCGGGGGCAACCTATGCCGGAACCCTGCATATCGTAGATATTTCCCTGCCCAAAGTGCTTACCGAGAGTTCGGAGATTTACCGGCAGCTTCTGACTGCCGAGGGTGTTGCCGCCTGGTTTGCTCCCCGGAAACCCGACAGTCACAAGGGCATCTACGGCCGGGTTTTGGTTGTGGCCGGTTGCAGGGGCATGGTAGGTGCAGCCCGTTTGGCCTCCATGGGCGCTCTCCGGGCCGGGGCCGGCCTGGTGACG is drawn from Desulforamulus ruminis DSM 2154 and contains these coding sequences:
- a CDS encoding LytR/AlgR family response regulator transcription factor — translated: MLLKALIVDDEYPARQELRFMLGRFDNIEIVGEATSANEALALIRALDYQVLFLDINLPGMNGLELGAVIQELPKPPFVIFVSAYDEHALKAFDVNAVDYILKPIDEKRLKRAIDRVIKAHQERDASVASGGSAVPGTSKGLPGTTDEIKINRIPAEKLGKTILVDIEEIFYAFTEQDYVYIKTFADKLFTRFTLKELDVRLGGGMFFRTHRCYIVNLQKVKEIVPFFNGTYNLVLEDKERSEVPVSRAQAKKLRKILGF
- the acpS gene encoding holo-ACP synthase, yielding MKGIGTDIIEIERIELAISRSGQQFLDRVFTPAEQEYCGGKIYCLAGRFAAKEAILKALGTGLRGLRWTNIEVLPNYQGKPEVRLSGGALEMAEAMEISKILVSISHDRGRAVAFAVAVGEEG
- a CDS encoding bifunctional ADP-dependent NAD(P)H-hydrate dehydratase/NAD(P)H-hydrate epimerase, which codes for MRVVTAAEMKKIDQLAVEQYGIPGIILMENAGLRAVEVIESLAGPIQGKTFTILVGKGNNGGDGLVVARHLHNKGARVKLLLAVKPDDLQGDARINLNIWQKMSQPVFQINQTNGINVLKMALLNTHMVVDALFGTGFRGRVNDKLGQVMNMVNASPAPVISIDIPSGLEADTGRSHGPCIRAAHTVTFGLPKVGLVLEPGATYAGTLHIVDISLPKVLTESSEIYRQLLTAEGVAAWFAPRKPDSHKGIYGRVLVVAGCRGMVGAARLASMGALRAGAGLVTLALPGSLQPVAASQMDEVMTLGLPETGEGSLAGAALDLILERCQQADALVLGPGIGTEPETRQWVQELLPQLALPSVIDADGLNALAGAAELWKQAKAPMIITPHPGELSRLLNTPVQEIQKDRIETARDAAHQWKLVTVLKGAGTVIATPDGDVYINPTGNPGMATGGSGDILAGMTASLLAQGFQPERAAAAAVYLHGLAGDLAARELGQAGMIAGDILRYVPAAFKSMEEGI